In Maridesulfovibrio sp., the genomic stretch GTCCGTAGTGCTTCACGCAGTGTGATTTTTCTTCTATTAAGTAGGTTTATAATAGTATAAACAATTTATTTCAGCATAAAGAAGACCGGTGTTTCTCTTATATGAATTACAGGTGGTGAACATGCGTTCTTTTTTTGTTATCCTATTATTTACATTAGTTAGTTTTATATTGTGCCCTCCTCCCGCATATAGTGCAAAAAATAAAAATTTGTCCGAGCCGATGGAAGTTGTTTTCCTCAATCCCGGTAAGTCTGACCCGGCTGATCCGACCGGGGGATTCTGGATGGAAGTAAGCTCTTTTATGCAGGCCGCAGCCGATGATCTCGGTGTCGATCTGGAAATTATCTATTCCGAACGAAATCATTTGTTAATGCGTAAAAAAGCGGAAGAAGTTCTCAGCCGGGAAAATCTTCCTGATTACCTGATTGTAGTGAATGAAAAACTTGCTGCCGCCGGTATTGTTGCCCTTGCAGAGCAAAAGAATGTCAAGGTTTTCAACATAATGATGGGTTTTTACGGTAATCAGGCCGCACATCTGGGGAAACCCAGAGAAAAGTATAAGAATTGGATTGGCGGATTAATTCCGGATAATCGTTGGGCCGGATATCATCTGGCCAGTGAGCTGATTAAAAAGGTTCGGGAGCAGGGAGTTGCTGACAAGGATATAAGATTACTGCCAATTGCAGGAGATTACGCAACGCAGGCAACACTGCTTAGAAATGAAGGCTTGGCATATGCGCGGGCTGATTTTTATAACTCGCAATTTTTACCAGAAATTCATTGCTTATGGCGTAAGGATATGGCCTATGATCTGGTGAGGAAATTTATGAAGCGTGACCCGCAAGTGAATGTTATATGGGCCGCCAACGATCCTATGGCCTTAGGGGCAATAGAAGGAATCAAAGAAAATGGCTTAATCCCTGGTAAAGATGTTCTGGTCGGCGGAATCAACTGGGACAGACCTGCTCTTGAAGCTGTCAGGGATGGGCGGTTGGCACTCTCCATAGGTGGGCATTTCATGATAGGAGGATGGGGGTTGGTTATGCTTTATGACTACCACCATGGTTA encodes the following:
- a CDS encoding ABC transporter substrate-binding protein, encoding MEVVFLNPGKSDPADPTGGFWMEVSSFMQAAADDLGVDLEIIYSERNHLLMRKKAEEVLSRENLPDYLIVVNEKLAAAGIVALAEQKNVKVFNIMMGFYGNQAAHLGKPREKYKNWIGGLIPDNRWAGYHLASELIKKVREQGVADKDIRLLPIAGDYATQATLLRNEGLAYARADFYNSQFLPEIHCLWRKDMAYDLVRKFMKRDPQVNVIWAANDPMALGAIEGIKENGLIPGKDVLVGGINWDRPALEAVRDGRLALSIGGHFMIGGWGLVMLYDYHHGYDFIEKGGPIVRKKIFSVIDSGNVNHFLRRFGMRDWNKIDFKRFSKAYNETLNEYDFSVDALINN